Proteins from one Haliaeetus albicilla chromosome 4, bHalAlb1.1, whole genome shotgun sequence genomic window:
- the TMEM198 gene encoding transmembrane protein 198 isoform X2 has translation MTATVQTLRFKLLPHEPGQEWGHSCQQEIERRYQVVPSVVCAMCCLFGIIYCFFGYRCFKAVMFLTGLMFGSIIIFMLCYKERVLDTQLSVEASVGIGLGIGVLCGLVTMLVRSVGLFMVGLLLGLLLAVATLVVMEQFYHPPTVWIPIALLLGVGMLFAVLTLQWQRFFTTLSTAVFGSAIMTVTVDYFIELFLLVQYIYERIKVAPARPVCWYSWVILGVWPLLTVLGVLVQWKVTAEGYSHTEVIISRQQRRVQLMRIKQREDRKEKKKKRRPHHPPPHQHKAHPPEPAYRRKPNPVRRFDGDVLSPSYIQSFRERQTGPSLNSLITSSHAVVDLDYDCSSTVPLTTGSGPAVRV, from the exons ATGACTGCAACTGTGCAGACGCTGCGGTTCAAGCTGCTGCCGCACGAGCCGGGCCAGGAGTGGGGGCACAGCTGCCAGCAGGAAATCGAGCGTCGCTACCAGGTGGTGCCCTCGGTGGTGTGTGCCATGTGCTGCCTCTTCGGCATCATCTACTGCTTCTTCG GCTACCGCTGCTTCAAGGCCGTCATGTTCCTGACGGGGCTGATGTTCGGCTCCATCATCATTTTCATGCTGTGCTACAAGGAGCGGGTGCTGGACACGCAGCTGAGCGTGGAGGCCTCGGTGGGCATCGGGCTGGGCATCGGGGTCCTGTGCGGCCTGGTCACCATGCTGGTGCGCAGCGTCGGCCTCTTCATGGTGGggctgctcctggggctgctgctggcggTGGCCACGCTGGTGGTGATGGAGCAGTTCTACCACCCACCGACGGTGTGGATCCCCATCGCGCTCCTCCTGGGTGTGGGGATGCTCTTCGCCGTCCTCACCCTGCAGTGGCAGCGCTTCTTCACCACCCTCTCCACCGCCGTCTTTGGCAGCGCCATCATGACCGTCACCGTCGACTACTTCATCGAGCTCTTCCTCCTGGTACAGTACATCTACGAGCGCATCAAGGTGGCCCCTGCTCGCCCCGTGTGCTGGTACAGCTGGGTCATCCTGGGCGTCTGGCCACTCCTCACCGTGCTGGGCGTCCTGGTCCAGTGGAAGGTCACGGCCGAGGGCTactcccacacagaag TGATCATCAGCCGGCAGCAGCGCCGTGTGCAGCTGATGCGCATCAAGCAGCGGGAGGACCgaaaggagaagaagaagaagaggagacCCCACCACCCACCGCCCCACCAGCACAAAGCCCACCCTCCCGAGCCTGCCTACCGCCGCAAGCCCAACCCTGTGCGCCGCTTCGATGGGGACGTGCTCTCCCCC AGCTACATCCAGAGTTTCCGAGAACGGCAGACGGGGCCGTCCCTGAACAGCCTCATCACCAGCTCCCACGCCGTGGTGGACCTGGACTATGACTGCAGCTCCACCGTGCCCCTCACCACGGGCTCTGGCCCTGCCGTGAGGGTATAA
- the TMEM198 gene encoding transmembrane protein 198 isoform X1, with amino-acid sequence MTATVQTLRFKLLPHEPGQEWGHSCQQEIERRYQVVPSVVCAMCCLFGIIYCFFGYRCFKAVMFLTGLMFGSIIIFMLCYKERVLDTQLSVEASVGIGLGIGVLCGLVTMLVRSVGLFMVGLLLGLLLAVATLVVMEQFYHPPTVWIPIALLLGVGMLFAVLTLQWQRFFTTLSTAVFGSAIMTVTVDYFIELFLLVQYIYERIKVAPARPVCWYSWVILGVWPLLTVLGVLVQWKVTAEGYSHTEVIISRQQRRVQLMRIKQREDRKEKKKKRRPHHPPPHQHKAHPPEPAYRRKPNPVRRFDGDVLSPVSPAPRSYIQSFRERQTGPSLNSLITSSHAVVDLDYDCSSTVPLTTGSGPAVRV; translated from the exons ATGACTGCAACTGTGCAGACGCTGCGGTTCAAGCTGCTGCCGCACGAGCCGGGCCAGGAGTGGGGGCACAGCTGCCAGCAGGAAATCGAGCGTCGCTACCAGGTGGTGCCCTCGGTGGTGTGTGCCATGTGCTGCCTCTTCGGCATCATCTACTGCTTCTTCG GCTACCGCTGCTTCAAGGCCGTCATGTTCCTGACGGGGCTGATGTTCGGCTCCATCATCATTTTCATGCTGTGCTACAAGGAGCGGGTGCTGGACACGCAGCTGAGCGTGGAGGCCTCGGTGGGCATCGGGCTGGGCATCGGGGTCCTGTGCGGCCTGGTCACCATGCTGGTGCGCAGCGTCGGCCTCTTCATGGTGGggctgctcctggggctgctgctggcggTGGCCACGCTGGTGGTGATGGAGCAGTTCTACCACCCACCGACGGTGTGGATCCCCATCGCGCTCCTCCTGGGTGTGGGGATGCTCTTCGCCGTCCTCACCCTGCAGTGGCAGCGCTTCTTCACCACCCTCTCCACCGCCGTCTTTGGCAGCGCCATCATGACCGTCACCGTCGACTACTTCATCGAGCTCTTCCTCCTGGTACAGTACATCTACGAGCGCATCAAGGTGGCCCCTGCTCGCCCCGTGTGCTGGTACAGCTGGGTCATCCTGGGCGTCTGGCCACTCCTCACCGTGCTGGGCGTCCTGGTCCAGTGGAAGGTCACGGCCGAGGGCTactcccacacagaag TGATCATCAGCCGGCAGCAGCGCCGTGTGCAGCTGATGCGCATCAAGCAGCGGGAGGACCgaaaggagaagaagaagaagaggagacCCCACCACCCACCGCCCCACCAGCACAAAGCCCACCCTCCCGAGCCTGCCTACCGCCGCAAGCCCAACCCTGTGCGCCGCTTCGATGGGGACGTGCTCTCCCCCGTGAGTCCCGCACCCAGG AGCTACATCCAGAGTTTCCGAGAACGGCAGACGGGGCCGTCCCTGAACAGCCTCATCACCAGCTCCCACGCCGTGGTGGACCTGGACTATGACTGCAGCTCCACCGTGCCCCTCACCACGGGCTCTGGCCCTGCCGTGAGGGTATAA